From the Actinomycetota bacterium genome, the window AAATCGAGTCGAAGACGCTGAGCAAACTGCGCCACCCGAATCGCAGCGCGAAGCTCCGGGACTATCTGGAATAGTTGCCGGAACCGCACAAGCGCTGCGCTCAGGGCTTTAGCCCTGACAATGCTCTCTGTGCCTCGACAGAAAAACAATAAGCTGATGACGCGCCGGTTCTTGAGCCGGCGCTTTGTTGCATGTGGGCCCTAACCCATGCCATCTCTATTGTCGAGCGTGTAGAAGAGGTCTTGACCGCCTTCGAATTTCGTCGGGAAGACCTTGATGGCTTTTCGGCGCGGCAGCGGACACTTCTTCTCGCATATGCCGCAGCCGATGCATTTATCTTTGACAACGATAGGCAGAACCGCCATCTTTCCGTAGTTCGTGGGCCGCTCTTCGATGATTATCGCTTTATCCGGCAGCGGGCAAAGCTCCACACAAATCCCGCAGCCGTGACCGGCTATCCAGGGGATACACTTGCCCCGGTCGATTTCGGCCACGCCCAAGACAAACTTCTGCTTAGCCTTGAGTTTTAAGTGCTCGATGGCGCCTGTCGGACAGGCTTTGCCGCAAGCGTTACACGACCAGTCGCAGACACTCAAATTAAAATCGAGGTACGGTGTCCAGACGGCCTCAACGCCATACTGGAGGAGCGCCGGCTGAAGGACATTAGTCGGGCAGGCCTTGAGGCATGCACCGCAGCGCACGCATTTATCGAGAAACGCCGGCTCCTTGAGCGCGCCGGGCGGCCTGATAAGAGTCAACTCGTCCGGCTCGGGCCATTTATTCAACGGCACCGTGTAGGCGGCGACCATCGTCGCGCCGACTGTTGCGATGGCCGTTCTCCTAGAGGGCATCGGGTTAGATAACTCCGGCTTCAAATCGACCGATATGGCTTCTTGCGGGCAGTTGTTCCTGCACTTGAGGCAGAGCACGCAGCTCGCAGCGTTGGTTTTTAAGCCATCGTCGGATATTGCTTCCATGTTGCAGTTATTGGCGCATTTCAGGCAATTCGTGCATGATTCTACCGCGACTTTTCGCCTATAGAGCGGCGCCCGTCCGATAATTCCGAGCAGGCCTCCGAGCGGGCAGACGTAGCGGCACCAGAACCTATTGCCGAGCGCGTTAAGGCTTACGACGAACGCGAAGAGGGCGATCATCCACTGCGCGGAAAGAAACGCCCGTTGGTCGTCGTAGATTAGTATTCCGGAGAGCTTCCAAACCGTCTTATCGACGAGCGGAGCTATGTTTCTGTTGGTATAAAGAGAGTCCGCAATCGTCGAAAGGACATAATCGATTCCGGGGAAGACGGCTACCGTAGTCGTTCGTGTAAGCATGGCGAGGGGGTCGAGAAGCATTAGGATATTGATACCGAAGATACTCATGATCAGGATGATTGTCAATGTTATGACCGGAAGCGTCTTCAGCCGCGCAAAAGACCCCCGCTTTATCTTCAGAACCCTTGAGAGCGGGGCGAAGAGGTCGAGAAGAGCGCCCATCGGACAGGCATATCCACAGAAGACCCTCCCCAACATAAGGGTTACGGCTACCGTTATTAGAGCGAAGAGCATCTCATGTCTGAAAGGCACGCCGGACAGGAGAGAGACGAGTGCTATAAGCGGGTCGGCGACGAGAAAAAGCTCAGTCGGAAACGGCAGGCTAATCTGCTTTGAGGTGATAGCGAGGAGCACCAGGAAGAGTGAGAAGAAAAACGCTTGAATTACCCTTCGATAATTGGACAATCTTACACCCATGTATTACCCTACGTCCTCCTCTATAAAGCGACTCTTATTATATCTGATTTTTCTAAATCGTGCGAGTATCAATAATCGGGCGAGGTTGGGTTTTCGCGGCGCAAGGGATTTGGCCGCAAATCCGCATATCGCATGCGCTGTCGGCGCAGACAATTATCTTGAAAGTTAATGGGATATCTTTTATAATTCAAAAGGTGTGCGAGTTGAACTCGCAAATTGCATAGCGCGAAGGACAACATTCCTCGGTAGCTCAATGGTAGAGCATTCGGCTGTTAACCGAAGGGCTGTAGGTTCGAATCCTACCCGGGGAGCCAAATGTTTTTTCATGTGTCAACCAACCCATAAATTATGCCTTTAAACAGGCATGTATTAATATCTGCCTACAGTTATGGGGTACGGTAACAGCTTGGACGAGGAAACAAAAACCCTTGACCCCGCTTT encodes:
- a CDS encoding 4Fe-4S binding protein produces the protein MGVRLSNYRRVIQAFFFSLFLVLLAITSKQISLPFPTELFLVADPLIALVSLLSGVPFRHEMLFALITVAVTLMLGRVFCGYACPMGALLDLFAPLSRVLKIKRGSFARLKTLPVITLTIILIMSIFGINILMLLDPLAMLTRTTTVAVFPGIDYVLSTIADSLYTNRNIAPLVDKTVWKLSGILIYDDQRAFLSAQWMIALFAFVVSLNALGNRFWCRYVCPLGGLLGIIGRAPLYRRKVAVESCTNCLKCANNCNMEAISDDGLKTNAASCVLCLKCRNNCPQEAISVDLKPELSNPMPSRRTAIATVGATMVAAYTVPLNKWPEPDELTLIRPPGALKEPAFLDKCVRCGACLKACPTNVLQPALLQYGVEAVWTPYLDFNLSVCDWSCNACGKACPTGAIEHLKLKAKQKFVLGVAEIDRGKCIPWIAGHGCGICVELCPLPDKAIIIEERPTNYGKMAVLPIVVKDKCIGCGICEKKCPLPRRKAIKVFPTKFEGGQDLFYTLDNRDGMG